GCTCACTCTCACTTCCTATAATAACAGGTAATatgacaaaaaaagaaaaataaattataacaaaacttTATTCAGTCAAAACAAATTACAAACGGCTAGACACCTTCATGTTCTTGTAAGCGTTGATCTGTTCCGCATTATCTTCAAAGAACTGGTTCAGTTCATCAATGTTCTTACTAGAAAACCGGGTAACTAGGTTGTACAGGTAAATCTTCTGCTTGTACGCATAGTATTGGTATAGAATGGCGTCCGGAGCATACGCGGTCGGTTGAGCCTGGAACTTAATTGGCGCCATCTCACTAGTACCGTTCACATTCAGCTCATAAAGACGGCCATCAATAACAGCGAACATCTGGTTGACCGAAACTGGAACCCTGATGAGTGCTACTTTAGTGGGTTGAGCGGGGAGACCCTCGATTTTAAGGACTCGCTCGCCGTTGTAAGTGTAGAGTTGGTGGTTGCCGTCGTAGAAGAACATGATACCGTCGTAATCGAAAACCATGTCTCTAGCGTCTTTAACTGCTTCAACTTTAGTGGCCATTTTTTCATCTTCATCAAATTTATAAAGAACGTAATCTGAAGTTAAGTAATATACGTGAGCATGTTCAGTATCAACAGCCATTCTGATAACGCTGTCAGAAACGGTACCATATTTGGTCGCAGTCTGGTCTAGTTCGTTGTACTTGTAGATGCCATCGCTAGCGCCGAAGTAAACGATCTTGTTCTTAGCGTAAGTTGAACACTGTCCATTCTCAAGTACCTTCTTGGCTACACCATTTTTATAGACATACAATCCCTTGTAGTCGTAAGTTCCATCGTCTTTAACATCAGCTTCAACGAAGAAGACAGTGAGCTTGGTTTCGTCAGTATCTTCTTTGCTGTCCTCAGAGTAGTTGATCTGGTTGAGTGGTACGACGATGTCGATTATGTCGTGTTGGCCGGTGTAAATGGCGAAGGAGTCGGGGTAGAACTTCTTGGTGACGATGAGCTGCTCGTCGGCTCTGGGAGGCGCGGCGATGGCCAGAGCGACGACGGCTGCGAGGATACCGAACTTCATTTTGGAGTCTGGAAAGAcagtattgaattgaataaggCATTATCGAGAATATTTCAATCttcattaaatattatacaaagtGATCGTCTTCAAATTATCAGTGTATTTTTACGGAGCTAGTGAGACAAAGTTTATATAaagttaatataataataaaagttttgCCGCCAAATTGATAATAGTGGAAGGTGTACGCAAATCGATGTATCTACAGTTTAGTCGTTTGGCAGAAGCACGCACAAAATGTATAGTTtacaaaaaaaccggacaagtgcaagtcggattcgcccaccgggggtccgtactttttagtatttgttgttatagcggcagaagaaatacattatctgtgaaaattttaactatcacggtttatgagatacagcctggtgacagacggacagacaggacggacggacagcggagtcttagtaatagggtcccgttttacccttcggctacggaaccctaataaagtCAGCTATATCGTATCTGGAGGAGCCCAAATTTGGTAtgatttgaaaattatttttgttttatttaaaaaaatggccgAAATGTAATGATGATTTTTAGAATCTCCTCAAAAGCCCTTTCATATGAACCACatgtttctgaaaaaaaaaatcccatactcatacaaaacaaaaatgaCGAGTCAGTACTCCCCTCCTCTAGTATGCGTGTGCCAAATGGCTAAACTGTACATCGATTTGCGGTTTCTGTTTGGAATTGGGCTCGTACGCCGTCTACTATAATGATAAGatgtttaacaaataataatacaggtggttgtttttttttaccgacGCTAAAAGTTATTGCCAGCGTAGCTAACATGCCAAtctttaacgctccgtagcgttgcgtagtcatctctctttatcactcttatTATCATATTACTGTGACAGTGGCAATTGCTTTTCGTTCACTACGGAatgttaacgattggcacgttggctccGCGGGCTGGATTTCAATAAATCAGGTACCGCTATCAttatttatgataattatgatcTAACAATTGTGTGGTACATTTCTTTGCCTTACGTTTGGTTAGATGCTGTATCTATATAAATTAGAGCTCACCACACACAAACTGTTTTAGGCTTGTTTgtttggcgaaactttaattttaggtaaaatatttttttgtttttttttttactttttgtcattataatgtctattaataatattaaatgaacATTTTTGTTTCATCAACATTAGTTacgaattattataaattaaaattataaataggcCAGGCAGCAAATACACATAttttgacttcgtaactttgtttggactactTAGGAGGTCCACATACGAGTATGAAAGGTCTTCGGCCGTAGCCCTTGAGCCGCGGGGAGAGAGGGGATCGAAGATcccatttttcggttttttcTCTTATATCTCCGAAACTATGCGTCCTAGCGACATCATTTAGgggattttttaaagtatttgatcataaaaagtaaatgttattggtaaaactgttacttaaaatgaatttttgcttttttttcgtaaaaacttatttttgcagTGTTACTTTGGTTCTcgagaaattttgaaagtttcaaaaaacaccatattattttcattttttgctttattacaaATCAGACTTTTTTGCTTTAGCACAAATGaaaatgttattgttattacaACATTTCTTCAACATCTGAACATATGAAGAAATTTTGTAcgagttttgtatgaaataatagCTCctataaatattgcataaaatcataaaaaatatttgggtcctaaaaatatataaataaatataaatgtacttaCCAGTTCCGTTAAATTGCCGAAACAAACTAACTTCATGTTTCTGGAAAATTCGTTTATATCCTCCTACAATATGACCTAACTTGATGGCCTTACTTttatcttatatatttttaaacaaaataggTGACATATGGTACATAACACATAGTcagatttaataaataacacGTCGAAATCATTCACATTACTAGGTCCTAATGATATTGATATAAGGTTGAATATCAGACATTTTTAGAGACAATGCAATTGATAATATTTACTTGCAACAACATAGGAAAATAACAGCAGTGACGGCCGCAAGTGGCAGCGGCACCATATGTGAAATTGAACCATAATGACAAGGGTAAACTGTTcgatttgttgtttttttttttttttatatactacgtcggtggcaaacaagcgtacggcccgcctgatggtaagcagtctccgtagcctatgtacgcctacaactccagaggagttccatgcgcgttgccgaccctaaacccgcccccctcgttgagctctggcaaccttactcaccggcaggaacacaacagtatgagtagggtctagtgttatttggctgctgttttctgtaaggtggaggtacttccccagttgggctctgctctagatctgaaatgacatccgctgcgctgtgccctaccacacaacaTACACAACATATCCAAATGTTCCAATCCAATCCAATTCGGTCCAATCTTGACTATCTAGAGTGCGGCGATACGAGCTGCTACCACTCGTGGTTGGAATTGGAATTATACCTtgaatcaaagagaatttgaaatagaggtggattgtcaaagaaaactttgtagccacagtaaatttactgcgatcttttgacacatgattaaaacttttagaacgccaattgactttgatctttattctttaaatgatatgtgttaaatatcacaaagtggcgccatctaatagatcaaaggccaaaggtatggcggcatcgtttcgagtttcgagcgatggcgccacaacttTTCCAATGCCCATGCCCGGTAATTATGCcaatgcccggtaagatggcgccactttttgatatttaagaaatttaacacatatcagtgaaataataagaacCAAAGTCGAATGCCGTTTTAacagttttaatcatgtgtcgaaagatggcagtaaaggAGATTGTCGAATTTGTATAGGCACTTGGGCTCAGAACAAACTGGAGCGTTTTGGATTGAAACGAACGTCTTATTAATCGTCAGAATCTTTAGAATACGATGGTACCTATGCGTGTACTATTCATACTATTCCGTAAAATAAGTGcggtatttttgataaaaaaaatgttgaaaccTGGCGTGCAAATAAAACGAAAATCATTTGCTCatattaagtaatattttgaTCTTGTTTGTAGTTCATAATGAATAATTTCCTAATGAATGTGAAGATGTTGTTAATTGACCATTAAATTTATAACAcgtctttaaacaataataaggTTTATTTAAGGTTGACGTTGCTTGCAAATATTTGACAGATTGAAAAAAAGATGGATGCGTTTTGTTGTATCATCCCCAAACTTTAAACCAAAAAGCAAAGTAAGGATGGAATATTTTAATCTACGTATTTTAGGTATTTTGATAGTCGTTTGTAAAACCTAggtataaaaaagcggccaagtgcgagtcggactcgcccatgaagggttccgtaccatttatgacgtattaaaaaaaaactacttactatgtTACGGTCTAGCTCAGTTTTGAGACTAACGGTGATGTTTCTCAGGGTTCGTAGGTTCGACGCTATATATTGTCACAATACACGTCTGTGAGATTTCCAAGAAATATACTTAATCTATGTAATATTTGGGCGCCAGCACGCTGTATA
Above is a genomic segment from Cydia pomonella isolate Wapato2018A chromosome 4, ilCydPomo1, whole genome shotgun sequence containing:
- the LOC133517180 gene encoding uncharacterized protein LOC133517180 isoform X1, with amino-acid sequence MLYSKMKFGILAAVVALAIAAPPRADEQLIVTKKFYPDSFAIYTGQHDIIDIVVPLNQINYSEDSKEDTDETKLTVFFVEADVKDDGTYDYKGLYVYKNGVAKKVLENGQCSTYAKNKIVYFGASDGIYKYNELDQTATKYGTVSDSVIRMAVDTEHAHVYYLTSDYVLYKFDEDEKMATKVEAVKDARDMVFDYDGIMFFYDGNHQLYTYNGERVLKIEGLPAQPTKVALIRVPVSVNQMFAVIDGRLYELNVNGTSEMAPIKFQAQPTAYAPDAILYQYYAYKQKIYLYNLVTRFSSKNIDELNQFFEDNAEQINAYKNMKVSSRL
- the LOC133517180 gene encoding uncharacterized protein LOC133517180 isoform X2, producing MKFGILAAVVALAIAAPPRADEQLIVTKKFYPDSFAIYTGQHDIIDIVVPLNQINYSEDSKEDTDETKLTVFFVEADVKDDGTYDYKGLYVYKNGVAKKVLENGQCSTYAKNKIVYFGASDGIYKYNELDQTATKYGTVSDSVIRMAVDTEHAHVYYLTSDYVLYKFDEDEKMATKVEAVKDARDMVFDYDGIMFFYDGNHQLYTYNGERVLKIEGLPAQPTKVALIRVPVSVNQMFAVIDGRLYELNVNGTSEMAPIKFQAQPTAYAPDAILYQYYAYKQKIYLYNLVTRFSSKNIDELNQFFEDNAEQINAYKNMKVSSRL